In Rhodanobacter humi, the genomic stretch CGGCAGCGGCGGTCAGCGGCCAGCGGTTGCGTTGCAGGAAGCGGCGCAGCCGGTACAGGCGGCGGCCGCGCCGCGCCAGCACCGGCCGCTGTTCCAGCCAGTTGCGCAGGTCGGCGGCGAGTGCGCCGACCGTGGCATAGCGCTCGCTGGCCCGGCGGCGCAGCGCCTTCAGCGCGATCGCGTCGATGTCGGCCGGCACCACGCGGCGCGGCGCCTCGCTGCCGTCCGCCTGCGGCGGCTGCGCGCTGCGGCTGGGCGGCACGATCTCGCCGGCGACGATCGCGTGGCTGAGCTGGTGCGGCGTGGTGATGTGCTGCCAGGGGCGTCGGCCCGCAACCAATTGGTACAGCACCATGCCCAGGCCGTAGACATCCACCGCGGTGGTCAGCGGCTGCTGCTCGATCTGCTCGGGGCTGGCGTAGGCCAGGGTCAGCGCATGCTGGCCGGTTTCGGTGAGCGCGCCCTCGACGGCCTGCGCGTCGATCAGCCGGGCGATGCCGAAATCCAGCAGCTTGGGCTGGCCCTGCGCATCGACCAGGATGTTGGCGGGCTTGAGGTCGCGGTGGATCACCAGGTTGCGGTGCGCGTACTCCACCGCGGCGCAGACCTTGAGGAACAGCGCGATGCGTTCGCGCAGGCTCAATCCGTGCTGCTCGCACCACGTGTCGATGCGCTCGCCCTCGATGTATTCCATCGCCAGGAAAGGCTGGCCGTCGGCGAGCACGCCGCCGTCGAGCAGGCGCGCGATGCCGGGATGCTCCAGCCGCGCCAGCAGTTGCCGCTCGCGCGCGAAGCGCTCCAGCAGTGTGGGCGAACCCACCGCGCCGGCACCCAGCACCTTCAGCGCCACCTGCTGCACGAAACCGGCGTCGGCGCGCTCGGCCAGGTAGACCACGCCCATGCCGCCCTCGCCCACGCGGCGCACCAGCCGGTAGCGGTGCGGTGCGGATGTCTGCGTGTCGAGGCCGCTGAGGTCGACCGTGTCGCCCGGCAGCAGCGGCAGCGTGGCGGTGTGGCTGCGCTCGATCGCGGCGATCATCCAGCGCACTTCGCGCGCCAGCGCCTCGTCGTCGCCGCATTCGCGCGCGATCGCGGCATCGCGGTCGGCCGCGCCGATTTCCAGCACGCTCGCGACGATGCGCTTGGCCCGCAGATAGCGGTCGGTCAGCTGACCGGTCATGGTTGCCCCTGTGTGTGCGCCGCCCGGTCCGTGCATGCATGTGCAGCTGCCGTGCCGCGCGTTCAGCGCGACAGGATAAGCCATCGGGCCGCGACCGGGCGAAGCCGGCACGACTCAAGCCGCGTGCAACGCAGCGCGCGGCCGGGAAAGGAGGCGTGGGGCGAGGAGAGGCTTAGCCGTCCGTATCGCGGCGCGAGGCGACCACGACCGGCTGCTTCTTGGTCCGCGGATGATGGGCGGCCAGACGCGTCGCGGCACGGTGTGCGCGGTGCACGGGAGCGCGCCGGCAGGCGGTGTTGCCGCGCGAGCCGCAGCTGGCCACGGCCACCGACTTGCCATGGCGCGCCTTGCGGATCGGCCCCGGCCGGCGTTCCGAGGCCGGCACGGTATCCGCCTCGGCGGTCTGGATCGGCGAGATCGCCTCCAGGATGCGGGCGGCGCGGCTGCCCGGGCGCACGCCGCCGGCTTCGGCGACCAGGATCGGTGGCGTCTGCTCGCCCTTGAAACCGTCGTCCAGCAGGCGCGCCATCAGCTTGTCGCGCCCGCCGGCGGTGCGGCTGCCCAGCACCACGGCGAACAGGCGGTGGCCGTCGCGCACGGCGGTGGAGGCCAGGTTGAAGCCGGAAGCGTCGGTGAAGCCGGTCTTCAGCCCGTCCATGCCCGCGTAGCGATACATCAGATGGTTGTGTCCGCGCACGATGTGCCCGCGGAACACGAACTCCTGGGTGGCGAAGAAATGCGCGTACTGCGGGAAGTCGCGGTACAGCGCCATCGCCAGCTTCACCAGGTCGTGCGCGGTGGAGGTGTTGTTCGGGTCGGGCAGGCCGGAGGCATTCGCGAAATGCGTGTCGCTCATGCCGAGCAACGCGGCCTGCGCGTTCATCATCTCGGCGAAGTGATCCTCGCTGCCGCCGATGCCTTCGGCCATCACGGTGGCGGCATCGTTCGCCGACTTGGTGATCATGCCAAGCACGCAGTCCTGCACCGAGATGGTCTGGCCGGCGCGCAGGCCCAGCTTGGTGGGCGACTTGCCCGCCGCCCAGGCGGATACCGCCATCGACTGGTCGAGTTGCAGCTTGCCGCTCTTCAACTCCTGGAAGGTGAGGTAGAGCGTCATCATCTTGGTCAGCGAGGCGGGATAGTCGCGATGATCGGCGTTGACCTGCTCCAGGATCTGGCCGTTGCTGCCGTCGACCACGATGGCCGCGTAGCCGGCATGCGCCGCGCAGGCGAATCCGCCGAGGCCGCACAGCAGCCCCAGCAACAGCATCGCGCGCAGACGATCCAGCATTCGCCCCAGCCTCATGGACTCGTTGGCCACCCGAACACCTCGCAAACAAACCGTAACCTTACCCCACGTGGGCGCGACCTTAACGCATGGTCGCAGCAAATTCCATAGGCAAGACTTGAAATAAATTCGTTAAGTCGATGTTCCACAATGAATTGTTCCAGGCCGAACGCCCTTGCCAGCAATCCGCCCGGGCGGCGAAGCCCGCTAGAATGGGCGGATGTCCCTGATCCAATTGCAGCGCGTCGACTTCAGCATCGGCGGCCCCCTCCTGCTCGAACAGGTCGATCTTTCAATCGACCGCAACGAGCGCGTGTGCATCGTCGGCCGCAACGGCGAAGGCAAATCCACCCTGATGAAGCTGATCGCCGGCGAGCTGAAAGCCGACGACGGCGAGGTGCGCGTGCAGGGCGGCGTCGTGATCGCGCGCATGGCGCAGGAGGTGCCGCACGGCACCGCTGGCAGCGTGTTCGACGTGGTGGCCGCAGGCCTGGGCGACCTCGGGCAGTTGCTGGCGCGCTATCACCATCTGCTGCACGAAGGCGACCTGGATGCGCTGGGCGAGGTGCAGCACGCGATCGAAGCGCGCCATGGCTGGGATCTCGATCGCCGCGTCAGCGAGGTGCTGACCCGGCTGGAGCTTCCCGCCGACACCGATTTCGCCGCACTCTCCGGCGGCATGAAGCGCCGCGTGCTGCTGGCGCAGGCGCTGGTGCGCAGACCCGACGTGCTGCTGCTGGATGAGCCCACCAACCATCTCGATATCGAGGCGATCGGCTGGCTGGAAGGCTTCCTGAAATCCTTCGACGGCTCGCTGATCTTCGTCACCCACGACCGCAGCTTCCTGCAGGCGCTGGCCACGCGCATCGTGGAGATCGACCGCGGCCAGCTCACCGACTGGCCCGGCGACTACGCCAACTACCTGCGCCGGCGCGAGGAACGCCTGCACGCCGAGGCGCAGGCGAATGCGCTGTTCGACAAGAAGCTGGCGCAGGAGGAAGTGTGGATACGCCAGGGCATCAAGGCCCGGCGCACCCGCAACGAGGGCCGCGTGCGCGCGCTGAAGGCGCTGCGCGTGGAGCGCGCGCAACGGCGCGAGCTGGGCGGCAACGTGAAGATGACCGCCGCGAACGCGCAGGCCTCGGGCAAGAAGGTGATCGACCTGCAGCACGTGCACCAGGCCTACGGCGGCCGCGTGCTGATCGACGACCTCACCACCACAGTGATGCGCGGCGACCGCATCGGCATCATCGGCCCGAACGGCGCGGGCAAGAGCACCTTGCTGAAGATCATGCTGGGCGAGCTGCAGCCGCAACGCGGCACGGCCGAGCTGGGCACCAGCATCCAGGTCGCCTACTTCGACCAGCACCGCCTGCAGCTCGACGACAGCCAGAACGCGCTGGACAACGTGGCCGAGGGTCGCGAGTTCATCGAGCTCAACGGCCAGCGCAAGCACATCATCGGCTACCTGCAGGACTTCCTGTTCTCGCCCGAGCGCGCCCGCGCGCCGATCACCCGGCTCTCCGGCGGCGAGCGCAACCGCCTGCTGCTGGCCAAGCTGTTCGCGCAGCCATCGAATCTGCTGGTGATGGACGAACCCACCAACGACCTCGACATCGAGACGCTGGAACTGCTGGAAGAACTGCTGACCGACTACCAGGGCACCCTGCTGCTGGTCTCGCACGACCGCGCCTTCCTCGACAACGTGGTGTCGAGCACCCTGGTGCTGGAAGGCCATGGGCGGATCGGCGAGTACGTGGGCGGCTACAGCGACTGGTTGCGGCAGCGGCCGGCGGCAGCGGCCGCGGTTGCCGCGGCGGCGGCGAAGCCGGGCCTGGTCCGCGAGGAGTCGGCATCGCCCGCTGCGGCACCCAGGCGCAAGCTCAGCTACAAGGACCAGCGCGAACTCGAACAACTGCCCGCGCGCATCGAGCAGCTTGAGGCCGACATCGCCGCGCGTGGCGAAGCGATGAACGAGCCGGCCTTCTTCCAGCAGGACAGCGCCGCCATCGTCAAGGCGAACGAGGCGCTGGCGAAGCTGCAGGTAGAACTGGAAGGCGCCTACGCGCGCTGGGCGGAACTGGACGGCTAGGCGCGCGTATCATCGGCGGGATATCCCCCAAGGACACCCGCCATGTATACGCTCTACTACGCACCCGGCTCGGCCAACCTCGTGGTGCACCTCGCGCTGCTGGAAATCGGCGCGCCGTACGAACTCAAGCGCATCGACATCGAGAAGGGCGAGCAGCGCAGCGCCGCCTATCTCGCGATCAACCCGCACGGTGTGGTGCCCACCCTTGTGATCGACGGCCAACCGCACGGCGAGGCCGCCGCGCTGGCGCTGCTGCTGGCCGAGCGCCACCCCGACGTCGCACTGGCACCGGCATCGGGCAGCGCGCAACGCGCCGACTGCCTGCAATGGATGTTCTACCTCGCCAACTCGCTGCAGCCGCTGTTCCGCCAGTGGTTCTACCCGAACGACCATCTGGCCGAAGCTGGCGAGACGATCCAGCAGAACGCACGCGCCGGCATCGAGAAATGCTGGTCGCATATCGACGCCCACCTCGCCGCGCATGGTCCGTACCTGCTGGGCGAACGCTTCAGCGTCGCCGATCTCTACGCGCTGATGCTGATGCGCTGGTCACGCAACATGCCGAAACCCGCTACTGAGTGGCCACACGTCGCGGCGCTCGCCGTGCGACTGAAGGCGCGACCGTCGTGGCCGCGCATGTGTGCAGAGGAAGGGTTGGTGGAGTGGGCTTGAGGCGCGTGTCGGGCTGAAGCCCGACCTAAATGTGGGTAGGTCGGGCTTCAGCCCGACACGCCGCGGCTACCCGGAAATCACCTGCACGGCCTGCTCGCCGCCCTGCACCGCGCTGGTCACCAGGCGCTTGTCGAAAGTGGCGAGGCGGCCGCCGTGCTGCACGGCCAGCGCCAGCAGCCAGGTATCCGTCACCTGCTCGGCGGCCAGCAGGCGCGTACGGTCGATCAAGGGCGAATCGAGCAGGCTGAGGTCGGCGCTCCAGTACACATGCCCGGGTTGGCTGCACAGCCCGGCCAGCAGTTCGGCGGCGATGGCGGTGGAGGCCACGGCATTGCCGTAGCGCGGGTGCGACATGATGCGCAGCGCGCCATTCTGGGTAAGGTTGCAGCTGGCCCATGCGGCGTTCGCCGTGGCAAACCAGGCATGCGCCACCTCGTGATGCACATGCGCGGGGTCGAGCAGCGCCAGCAGCACGTTGACGTCCAGCAGCCAGGTCGTGCCGCCGCCTTCCCATGCGCCACGCGGTTCGCGCACGCCAGTCTTCCGCCTGGCGGCGCTCACGGCACTTCGTCGCGCAGCGCGTTGATCTCGTCCAGCGTCATCGGCCGCGCATCCGCGCGCAGTGGCATCAGGCGGATGCCGTTGCGATAGGCCGGCGCGCTCGCCGCTGGCGCCAGGCCCTTGCGCGCCAGTTCGGACACCACCTCGCCCAAGGTGCGGCCCTGTCGCTCGGCCAGCGCTCGTGCGGCGGCCAGGACGTCTTCGTCGAGTTGCAGGGTGGTGCGCATGGGTAGCCCCCCCGGCGGCCGGAACCTGCCGCCGTCGACATCAAGCATCACGCATCACGCATCAGTCGTCAAGACGATGCTGGCGCGACCGATGGCGGCAACGGCAACCACAGGCAGGCCAGCGCGCCACGCTCGCCCGCGCGCGCGGCCAGCGTCACCCCGCCCTCGTGCGCCTCGGCGATCTGCCGCGCCAGCGCCAAGCCGATGCCGGAGCCGCCGGGCTTGGTGGTGAAGAACGGCACGAACAGGTTGTCGCTGGGTGGCGGGCCGGGGCCATCGTCTTCCAACTCGATCAGTGCGCGTCCATCCTCGCGGCGCCAGCGCAGGCGCACGCCGCCGGCGGGCAGCGTGGCCTCCACCGCGTTGTGCAGGAGGTTGATCAGCGCCTGTTCGAGCTGGTCCGGATCGGCCTCGACCGTCAGCGGCTCGCCGGTCTCGACCGTGATCGCCAGGCGCTGTTCCAGCTTCGCCACCTTGGCCACCAGGGTGGACAGTTCCACCGCCCGCGGTTGCGGCGGCGGCAAGCGCGCCAGCCTGCTGTAGCTGGAGAGAAACCGGCCCAATGCCTCGGCGCGGTGGCCGATCAGCTCCAGCCCGCCGCGGAAATCCTCGCGCCAGTCCTCCGGCAGCGGATCGCGCGCAGCCAGCGTGGCCAGCGTGCCGGCCATCGACTGGATCGGCGCCAGTGAGTTGTTGACCTCGTGGCCCAGCACGCGCAGCAGGCGCTGCCACGCCGCGCGCTCCTCCTCGCGCAGCACGCGGCCCACGTCGTTGACCACCAGCAGCTGGCCGCCGCGGCCGCCGCTGCGCAGCGCCGCATGGCGGATGTCGAAGCGTCCGCTACGCCCGGGAAACACATGTGTGAGCAGGCGCGCGGCCGGCCCTTCGAGCAACGAGGCGAGGCCGAGTTCCGCCGCGGAGAGGCCGAACAAGCGATGGCGCTCGGCATCCAGCAGGCGCTGCGCGGCCGGGTTCAACAGGCGCAAGCGCTGACTCTCGTCGAACACGAACACCGCACTGTCCAGCGCCGCCAGCGTCTTGCCGAGCAAGTAGGAGGATTCCTCGAACTCCAGCCGCTCGCGCTGCAGGCGCTCGGCCAGCGCGTTGATGTCGTAGATCGCGTCGCCCAGCACGCCGCCCTGCACGCCACGCAAGCTGTAGTCGCCCTGGCGCAGCGCCTCCAGCAGACCGGACAGCGTGTACAGCGGAAACACCACGCGGCGGTATTGCCAGCGCGCCAGCAGCAGCGTGGCGACGACGGCGACGGCGACACCGGTCCAGCGCAGCGACGCATCCCAAGACGCCCAGGCGAGCGCGAACGCGGCGAACAGCCCCGGCGTCGCCACCAGCAGGCTGCCGAGCAGCGCGCGCCGCTCGAAACGCGGCATGCGGCCGGCGCGCGACGCGGAGGGCTCAGTCGGCATCGCCGTTCGCGTCGCGCAGGTCGTGCTTCTCCAGCCGCCGATACAACGACTGGCGGGTGATGCCCAGCGCATCGGCGGCGCGCTGCAGGTTGCCGTCCGCGCGCTCAACCGCGCGTTGCACCAGATGCGCCTCGGCCTGTTCCAGCGTCATGCCGTCGAGGTCCGTCGCGGCCGGCATCACGGCGGCTTCGCCGAACGCCAGCGCGGCTGCCCCCACCTCGTCGTGCTCGGCCAGCAGTGCGGCGCGTTCCATCAGGTGCTGCAGCTCGCGCACGTTGCCGGGCCAGCGCCACGCCGTGAGCGCGCGTTCCGCCGAGGCGGCCAGCCGCAATCCGTCGCGGCCGTAGCGTTGCGCGTTGCGCGCAAGGAAGGCACGCGCCAACGGCAGGATATCCTCCGCGCGCTCGCGCAGCGGCGGCAGGCGCACTTCCAGCGTGTTGAGGCGATACAGCAGATCCTTGCGGAAGCGGCCCGCCGCCACCTCGGCCTGCAGGTCGGCATTCGTGGCCGAGACCAGCCGCACGTCCACCTTCTGCGTGCGCGAGGAACCCAGTCGCTCGAACTCGCCGTCCTCCAGCACGCGCAGCAGTTTCGGCTGCTGCGCGGCCGGCACGTTGCCCACCTCGTCGAGGAACAGCGTGCCGCCATCGGCCAGCTCGAAGCGGCCGATGCGCTCGCCCTTCGCGTCGGTGTAGGCGCCGCGCACGTGGCCGAACATCTCCGACTCGAACACGCTCTCGGCGATGCCGCCCATGTTCACCTTGACCAGCGACTGCGCCGCGCGCGGCGAACGCCGGTGCAGCAGCTGCGCGAC encodes the following:
- a CDS encoding D-alanyl-D-alanine carboxypeptidase family protein, translated to MRLGRMLDRLRAMLLLGLLCGLGGFACAAHAGYAAIVVDGSNGQILEQVNADHRDYPASLTKMMTLYLTFQELKSGKLQLDQSMAVSAWAAGKSPTKLGLRAGQTISVQDCVLGMITKSANDAATVMAEGIGGSEDHFAEMMNAQAALLGMSDTHFANASGLPDPNNTSTAHDLVKLAMALYRDFPQYAHFFATQEFVFRGHIVRGHNHLMYRYAGMDGLKTGFTDASGFNLASTAVRDGHRLFAVVLGSRTAGGRDKLMARLLDDGFKGEQTPPILVAEAGGVRPGSRAARILEAISPIQTAEADTVPASERRPGPIRKARHGKSVAVASCGSRGNTACRRAPVHRAHRAATRLAAHHPRTKKQPVVVASRRDTDG
- a CDS encoding ATP-binding cassette domain-containing protein, with the protein product MSLIQLQRVDFSIGGPLLLEQVDLSIDRNERVCIVGRNGEGKSTLMKLIAGELKADDGEVRVQGGVVIARMAQEVPHGTAGSVFDVVAAGLGDLGQLLARYHHLLHEGDLDALGEVQHAIEARHGWDLDRRVSEVLTRLELPADTDFAALSGGMKRRVLLAQALVRRPDVLLLDEPTNHLDIEAIGWLEGFLKSFDGSLIFVTHDRSFLQALATRIVEIDRGQLTDWPGDYANYLRRREERLHAEAQANALFDKKLAQEEVWIRQGIKARRTRNEGRVRALKALRVERAQRRELGGNVKMTAANAQASGKKVIDLQHVHQAYGGRVLIDDLTTTVMRGDRIGIIGPNGAGKSTLLKIMLGELQPQRGTAELGTSIQVAYFDQHRLQLDDSQNALDNVAEGREFIELNGQRKHIIGYLQDFLFSPERARAPITRLSGGERNRLLLAKLFAQPSNLLVMDEPTNDLDIETLELLEELLTDYQGTLLLVSHDRAFLDNVVSSTLVLEGHGRIGEYVGGYSDWLRQRPAAAAAVAAAAAKPGLVREESASPAAAPRRKLSYKDQRELEQLPARIEQLEADIAARGEAMNEPAFFQQDSAAIVKANEALAKLQVELEGAYARWAELDG
- a CDS encoding glutathione S-transferase family protein produces the protein MYTLYYAPGSANLVVHLALLEIGAPYELKRIDIEKGEQRSAAYLAINPHGVVPTLVIDGQPHGEAAALALLLAERHPDVALAPASGSAQRADCLQWMFYLANSLQPLFRQWFYPNDHLAEAGETIQQNARAGIEKCWSHIDAHLAAHGPYLLGERFSVADLYALMLMRWSRNMPKPATEWPHVAALAVRLKARPSWPRMCAEEGLVEWA
- a CDS encoding TA system VapC family ribonuclease toxin, translated to MREPRGAWEGGGTTWLLDVNVLLALLDPAHVHHEVAHAWFATANAAWASCNLTQNGALRIMSHPRYGNAVASTAIAAELLAGLCSQPGHVYWSADLSLLDSPLIDRTRLLAAEQVTDTWLLALAVQHGGRLATFDKRLVTSAVQGGEQAVQVISG
- a CDS encoding sensor histidine kinase; this translates as MPTEPSASRAGRMPRFERRALLGSLLVATPGLFAAFALAWASWDASLRWTGVAVAVVATLLLARWQYRRVVFPLYTLSGLLEALRQGDYSLRGVQGGVLGDAIYDINALAERLQRERLEFEESSYLLGKTLAALDSAVFVFDESQRLRLLNPAAQRLLDAERHRLFGLSAAELGLASLLEGPAARLLTHVFPGRSGRFDIRHAALRSGGRGGQLLVVNDVGRVLREEERAAWQRLLRVLGHEVNNSLAPIQSMAGTLATLAARDPLPEDWREDFRGGLELIGHRAEALGRFLSSYSRLARLPPPQPRAVELSTLVAKVAKLEQRLAITVETGEPLTVEADPDQLEQALINLLHNAVEATLPAGGVRLRWRREDGRALIELEDDGPGPPPSDNLFVPFFTTKPGGSGIGLALARQIAEAHEGGVTLAARAGERGALACLWLPLPPSVAPASS
- a CDS encoding sigma-54-dependent transcriptional regulator encodes the protein MAREPTPSILIADDQADVREALRLLLKAEGIASVGVADPAAALEAARKREFACALIDCNYSRDTTSGEEGLDLLEKLRQLAPELPVVAMTAWGNVPLTVEAMRRGAADFIEKPWDNARLVSVLRAQIALAEGARRERRLAAENALLRGEAGEDFIAESPAMRRVLALVERVAGSDANVLVLGENGTGKGVVAQLLHRRSPRAAQSLVKVNMGGIAESVFESEMFGHVRGAYTDAKGERIGRFELADGGTLFLDEVGNVPAAQQPKLLRVLEDGEFERLGSSRTQKVDVRLVSATNADLQAEVAAGRFRKDLLYRLNTLEVRLPPLRERAEDILPLARAFLARNAQRYGRDGLRLAASAERALTAWRWPGNVRELQHLMERAALLAEHDEVGAAALAFGEAAVMPAATDLDGMTLEQAEAHLVQRAVERADGNLQRAADALGITRQSLYRRLEKHDLRDANGDAD